One segment of Pyricularia oryzae 70-15 chromosome 3, whole genome shotgun sequence DNA contains the following:
- a CDS encoding LysM domain-containing protein, protein MQLTRFLSAWLLPAMAMAQTTTFQTSTTTATATAPATPSPTMPGLAPNCDGFHKLESGDNCYEVAAKYGITMTQLYAWNTVVNDTCSNLLAGYYMCVHVPGAEAPTKPEPQMPGVVENCQKFYQIKAGDGCWSIYTEAGITY, encoded by the exons ATGCAGCTCACTCGCTTCCTCAGCGCTTGGCTCCTCCCAGCCATGGCGATGGCTCAGACAACTACCTTCCAGACTTCAACCACCACGGCCACAGCCACGGCCCCCGCCACTCCGTCCCCCACCATGCCCGGTCTGGCCCCCAACTGTGATGGTTTCCACAAGCTCGAGAGCGGCGATAACTGCTATGAAGTTGCCGCCAAATACGGAATCACCATGACCCAGCTCTATGCCTGGAACACGGTAGTGAATGATA CTTGCTCCAACCTCTTAGCCGGCTACTACATGTGCGTGCATGTTCCCGGCGCCGAGGCGCCGACCAAGCCGGAACCCCAGATGCCTGGCGTCGTCGAGAACTGCCAGAAGTTCTACCAGATCAAGGCTGGAGACGGCTGCTGGTCCATCTATACCGAGGCCGGCATAACCTATTAG